From the Lepisosteus oculatus isolate fLepOcu1 chromosome 1, fLepOcu1.hap2, whole genome shotgun sequence genome, one window contains:
- the mars1 gene encoding methionine--tRNA ligase, cytoplasmic isoform X1, with product MKLYVSEGNPHCLKVLAAVKVTGVICEIQHVNHEERVVPYLSRPVLPALQLDSGNYLFSANAICQYLFTLTGQEASDATNQWLEWEGTQLQPAVTLALHTVVLQGMRDKATGYLQKHLSHMDQSLTKSATSYLTSKTVTVADVVLWGTLYPFLSDPTLVPGGLQAVTGWFQRVGGLQACQAAAQAVLKGQGGLAALKPYLQRQPSPRHPAEKSTTNEPEGEGSEHSMTEEEIQAAADIWCKGLSIYPKPREIQHPILPRKDDRNVLITSALPYVNNVPHLGNIIGCVLSADVFARFGRLRGWNTLYVCGTDEYGTATENKAAEEGLTPQEICDKYHAVHAQIYRWFDISFDHFGRTTTPQQTEIAQDIFRRLLDRDFLLQDTVEQLRCEGCARFLADRFVEGVCPFCCYEEARGDQCDKCGKLINAVELKNPQCKMCKQTPVVKSSRHLFLNLPKLESRLESWLDQSISTGDWTANARFITRSWIRDGLKPRCITRDLKWGTPVPHPDFSDKVFYVWFDAPIGYLSITANYTDQWEQWWKNPDQVQLYNFMAKDNVPFHSVVFPCSLLGAEDNYTLVNHLVATEYLNYEDTKFSKSRGVGVFGDMAKETGIPTDIWRFYLLIMRPESQDSTFSWADMALKNNSELLNNLGNFINRAAMFVSKFFESCVPAMELQEEDKRLLAVTSWELKQYIQLLERVRIREALRCILNISRHGNQYIQVNEPWKKIKGDEAERQRAGTVTGVAVNLACLLSVMLQPYMPTVSATIQAQLRAPAACNVLPGDFVCALPAGHRIGTVSPLFQKLEADQIESLRKRFGGQQPEELEGSQQPKTDPKPPAGPKPAAPAPAAEAAGNVPDPERAKRLAEEVAQQGDRVRTLKGQKAEKSVIGAEVAKLLELKKLLALAEGKSPEPPTQKGKKK from the exons GTACCTGTTTACGCTCACCGGACAGGAGGCCAGCGATGCGACCAACCAGTGGCTGGAGTGGGAGGGAACACAGCTCCAG CCTGCAGTGACACTGGCTCTCCACACGGTGGTGCTGCAGGGAATGAGAGACAAGGCCACAGGTTACCTCCAGAAGCACCTGAGCCACATGGATCAGAGCCTGACCAAATCAGCAACGTCATACCTCACCTCA aaaACTGTGACTGTTGCAGATGTTGTCCTGTGGGGGACGCTGTACCCCTTCCTCTCGGATCCCACTTTAGTGCCTG GGGGGCTGCAGGCGGTGACGGGCTGGTTCCAGAGAGTCGGGGGACTGCAGGCCTGCCAGGCTGCCGCCCAGGCCGTCCTGAAGGGGCAGGGTGGGCTCGCCGCTCTGAAGCCCTACCTGCAGAGGCAGCCGTCCCCCCGCCATCCCGCGGAGAAATCCACCACCAATGAGCCAGAG GGTGAAGGCTCAGAGCACTCGATGACAGAGGAGGAGATCCAGGCAGCCGCCGATATCTGGTGCAAGGGACTGTCCATCTATCCCAAACCCCGAGAGATCCAGCATCCCAT CCTGCCCCGGAAGGACGACCGGAACGTGCTGATCACCAGCGCCCTGCCCTACGTCAACAACGTGCCGCACCTGGGCAACATCATCGGCTGCGTGCTGAGCGCCGACGTCTTCGCCAG GTTCGGGCGGCTGCGCGGCTGGAACACGCTGTACGTCTGCGGCACGGACGAGTACGGCACGGCCACGGAGAACAAGGCGGCCGAGGAGGGGCTGACGCCGCAGGAGATCTGCGACAAGTACCACGCCGTGCACGCGCAGATCTACCGCTGGTTCGACATCAGCTTCGACCACTTCGGCCGCACCACCACCCCGCAGCAGACCGA GATCGCCCAGGACATCTTCAGGCGGCTGCTGGATCGGGACTTCCTGCTGCAGGACACGGTGGAGCAGCTGCGCTGCGAGGGCTGCGCCCGCTTCCTGGCCGACCGCTTCGTGGAGGGCGTCTGCCCCTTCTGCTGCTACGAGGAGGCGCGGGGGGACCAGTGCGACAAGTGCGGCAAGCTGATCAACGCCGTGGAGCTGAAG AATCCTCAGTGCAAGATGTGCAAGCAGACCCCTGTTGTCAAGTCGTCGAGACACCTCTTCCTGAACTTGCCAAAG CTGGAGTCCCGCCTGGAGTCTTGGCTGGACCAGTCGATCAGCACGGGCGACTGGACGGCCAACGCCCGCTTCATCACACGCTCCTGGATCCGGGACGGCCTCAAGCCGCGCTGCATCACCCGTGATCTCAAATGGGGCACCCCTGTCCCGCACCCCGATTTTTCCGACAAG GTGTTCTACGTGTGGTTTGACGCTCCGATTGGCTACCTGTCCATCACGGCCAATTACACCGACCAATGGGAGCAGTGGTGGAAGAACCCAGACCAG GTACAGCTCTACAACTTCATGGCCAAGGACAACGTCCCCTTCCACAGCGTGGTGTTCCCCTGCTCCCTGCTGGGCGCCGAGGACAACTACACCCTGGTCAACCACCTGGTGGCCACAG AGTACCTGAACTACGAAGACACCAAGTTCTCCAAGAGTCGAGGCGTCGGGGTGTTTGGGGACATGGCCAAGGAAACGGGCATCCCCACCGACATCTGGAGGTTCTATCTGTTGATCATGCGGCCGGAGAGTCAGGACAGCACCTTCTCCTGGGCCGACATGGCGCTGAAGAACAACTCGGAGCTGCTCAACAACCTGGGCAACTTCATCAACAG GGCTGCCATGTTCGTATCTAAGTTCTTTGAGAGCTGCGTTCCTGCCATGGAGCTACAGGAGGAGGACAAGAGGCTGCTGGCCGTGACGTCCTGGGAGTTGAAGCAGTATATCCAGCTTCTGGAGAGAGTCAG GATCCGCGAGGCTCTGAGGTGCATCTTGAACATCTCTCGCCATGGCAACCAGTACATCCAGGTCAATGAACCCTGGAAGAAGATCAAAGGAGACGAGGCAGAGAG GCAGCGAGCGGGCACGGTGACGGGCGTGGCGGTGAACCTGGCGTGCCTGCTGTCCGTCATGCTGCAGCCCTACATGCCCACCGTCAGCGCCACCATCCAGGCGCAGCTCCGCGCCCCCGCGGCCTGCAACGTGCTGCCGGGGGACTTCGTCTGTGCCCTGCCCGCCGGGCACCGCATCGGCACG GTCAGTCCGCTGTTCCAGAAGCTGGAAGCAGATCAGATTGAGTCCCTTCGGAAGAGATTTGGGGGACAGCAG CCTGAGGAGTTAGAAGGCAGCCAGCAG CCCAAAACAGATCCCAAACCACCTGCCGGCCCTAAACCAGCCGCTCCCGCCCCCGCCGCTGAGGCTGCTGGGAATGTGCCCGACCCCGAGAGAGCCAAGCGCCTTGCGGAGGAAGTAGCCCAGCAG GGTGACCGCGTTCGAACCCTAAAGGGCCAGAAAGCAGAGAAGTCAGTGATCGGAGCCGAAGTGGCCAAGCTCCTGGAGCTGAAGAAGCTGCTGGCCCTGGCAGAGGGCAAGAGCCCCGAGCCCCCCACACAGAAAGGGAAGAAGAAATAA
- the mars1 gene encoding methionine--tRNA ligase, cytoplasmic isoform X2, translating to MKLYVSEGNPHCLKVLAAVKVTGVICEIQHVNHEERVVPYLSRPVLPALQLDSGNYLFSANAICQYLFTLTGQEASDATNQWLEWEGTQLQPAVTLALHTVVLQGMRDKATGYLQKHLSHMDQSLTKSATSYLTSKTVTVADVVLWGTLYPFLSDPTLVPGGLQAVTGWFQRVGGLQACQAAAQAVLKGQGGLAALKPYLQRQPSPRHPAEKSTTNEPEGEGSEHSMTEEEIQAAADIWCKGLSIYPKPREIQHPILPRKDDRNVLITSALPYVNNVPHLGNIIGCVLSADVFARFGRLRGWNTLYVCGTDEYGTATENKAAEEGLTPQEICDKYHAVHAQIYRWFDISFDHFGRTTTPQQTEIAQDIFRRLLDRDFLLQDTVEQLRCEGCARFLADRFVEGVCPFCCYEEARGDQCDKCGKLINAVELKNPQCKMCKQTPVVKSSRHLFLNLPKLESRLESWLDQSISTGDWTANARFITRSWIRDGLKPRCITRDLKWGTPVPHPDFSDKVFYVWFDAPIGYLSITANYTDQWEQWWKNPDQVQLYNFMAKDNVPFHSVVFPCSLLGAEDNYTLVNHLVATEYLNYEDTKFSKSRGVGVFGDMAKETGIPTDIWRFYLLIMRPESQDSTFSWADMALKNNSELLNNLGNFINRAAMFVSKFFESCVPAMELQEEDKRLLAVTSWELKQYIQLLERVRIREALRCILNISRHGNQYIQVNEPWKKIKGDEAERQRAGTVTGVAVNLACLLSVMLQPYMPTVSATIQAQLRAPAACNVLPGDFVCALPAGHRIGTVSPLFQKLEADQIESLRKRFGGQQPKTDPKPPAGPKPAAPAPAAEAAGNVPDPERAKRLAEEVAQQGDRVRTLKGQKAEKSVIGAEVAKLLELKKLLALAEGKSPEPPTQKGKKK from the exons GTACCTGTTTACGCTCACCGGACAGGAGGCCAGCGATGCGACCAACCAGTGGCTGGAGTGGGAGGGAACACAGCTCCAG CCTGCAGTGACACTGGCTCTCCACACGGTGGTGCTGCAGGGAATGAGAGACAAGGCCACAGGTTACCTCCAGAAGCACCTGAGCCACATGGATCAGAGCCTGACCAAATCAGCAACGTCATACCTCACCTCA aaaACTGTGACTGTTGCAGATGTTGTCCTGTGGGGGACGCTGTACCCCTTCCTCTCGGATCCCACTTTAGTGCCTG GGGGGCTGCAGGCGGTGACGGGCTGGTTCCAGAGAGTCGGGGGACTGCAGGCCTGCCAGGCTGCCGCCCAGGCCGTCCTGAAGGGGCAGGGTGGGCTCGCCGCTCTGAAGCCCTACCTGCAGAGGCAGCCGTCCCCCCGCCATCCCGCGGAGAAATCCACCACCAATGAGCCAGAG GGTGAAGGCTCAGAGCACTCGATGACAGAGGAGGAGATCCAGGCAGCCGCCGATATCTGGTGCAAGGGACTGTCCATCTATCCCAAACCCCGAGAGATCCAGCATCCCAT CCTGCCCCGGAAGGACGACCGGAACGTGCTGATCACCAGCGCCCTGCCCTACGTCAACAACGTGCCGCACCTGGGCAACATCATCGGCTGCGTGCTGAGCGCCGACGTCTTCGCCAG GTTCGGGCGGCTGCGCGGCTGGAACACGCTGTACGTCTGCGGCACGGACGAGTACGGCACGGCCACGGAGAACAAGGCGGCCGAGGAGGGGCTGACGCCGCAGGAGATCTGCGACAAGTACCACGCCGTGCACGCGCAGATCTACCGCTGGTTCGACATCAGCTTCGACCACTTCGGCCGCACCACCACCCCGCAGCAGACCGA GATCGCCCAGGACATCTTCAGGCGGCTGCTGGATCGGGACTTCCTGCTGCAGGACACGGTGGAGCAGCTGCGCTGCGAGGGCTGCGCCCGCTTCCTGGCCGACCGCTTCGTGGAGGGCGTCTGCCCCTTCTGCTGCTACGAGGAGGCGCGGGGGGACCAGTGCGACAAGTGCGGCAAGCTGATCAACGCCGTGGAGCTGAAG AATCCTCAGTGCAAGATGTGCAAGCAGACCCCTGTTGTCAAGTCGTCGAGACACCTCTTCCTGAACTTGCCAAAG CTGGAGTCCCGCCTGGAGTCTTGGCTGGACCAGTCGATCAGCACGGGCGACTGGACGGCCAACGCCCGCTTCATCACACGCTCCTGGATCCGGGACGGCCTCAAGCCGCGCTGCATCACCCGTGATCTCAAATGGGGCACCCCTGTCCCGCACCCCGATTTTTCCGACAAG GTGTTCTACGTGTGGTTTGACGCTCCGATTGGCTACCTGTCCATCACGGCCAATTACACCGACCAATGGGAGCAGTGGTGGAAGAACCCAGACCAG GTACAGCTCTACAACTTCATGGCCAAGGACAACGTCCCCTTCCACAGCGTGGTGTTCCCCTGCTCCCTGCTGGGCGCCGAGGACAACTACACCCTGGTCAACCACCTGGTGGCCACAG AGTACCTGAACTACGAAGACACCAAGTTCTCCAAGAGTCGAGGCGTCGGGGTGTTTGGGGACATGGCCAAGGAAACGGGCATCCCCACCGACATCTGGAGGTTCTATCTGTTGATCATGCGGCCGGAGAGTCAGGACAGCACCTTCTCCTGGGCCGACATGGCGCTGAAGAACAACTCGGAGCTGCTCAACAACCTGGGCAACTTCATCAACAG GGCTGCCATGTTCGTATCTAAGTTCTTTGAGAGCTGCGTTCCTGCCATGGAGCTACAGGAGGAGGACAAGAGGCTGCTGGCCGTGACGTCCTGGGAGTTGAAGCAGTATATCCAGCTTCTGGAGAGAGTCAG GATCCGCGAGGCTCTGAGGTGCATCTTGAACATCTCTCGCCATGGCAACCAGTACATCCAGGTCAATGAACCCTGGAAGAAGATCAAAGGAGACGAGGCAGAGAG GCAGCGAGCGGGCACGGTGACGGGCGTGGCGGTGAACCTGGCGTGCCTGCTGTCCGTCATGCTGCAGCCCTACATGCCCACCGTCAGCGCCACCATCCAGGCGCAGCTCCGCGCCCCCGCGGCCTGCAACGTGCTGCCGGGGGACTTCGTCTGTGCCCTGCCCGCCGGGCACCGCATCGGCACG GTCAGTCCGCTGTTCCAGAAGCTGGAAGCAGATCAGATTGAGTCCCTTCGGAAGAGATTTGGGGGACAGCAG CCCAAAACAGATCCCAAACCACCTGCCGGCCCTAAACCAGCCGCTCCCGCCCCCGCCGCTGAGGCTGCTGGGAATGTGCCCGACCCCGAGAGAGCCAAGCGCCTTGCGGAGGAAGTAGCCCAGCAG GGTGACCGCGTTCGAACCCTAAAGGGCCAGAAAGCAGAGAAGTCAGTGATCGGAGCCGAAGTGGCCAAGCTCCTGGAGCTGAAGAAGCTGCTGGCCCTGGCAGAGGGCAAGAGCCCCGAGCCCCCCACACAGAAAGGGAAGAAGAAATAA